In a single window of the Candidatus Eisenbacteria bacterium genome:
- a CDS encoding sigma 54-interacting transcriptional regulator, translating into MGEVFLAHDLATGREVALKKLRAQADPTAAATLRAEFEALKRFQHPALVQVHDFGFGPGGEPYFTMDYVPGLAADRVVARGDWRALGVVAERVAEALEALHAQGLAHGDLKPSNILVVHGQEVPQRIASVYLVDFGLVRRLADPGGGHRGTPGYAAPEIVLGGPPSIASDLYSLGVTMFALIAQRLPFESADSDEVLRLQQLGPPSSLPLESAGAPWPLIELVLRLLAPRPVDRPRDAGEVRKDLERWLPAIRRPLAERLLSRTVVGRERELASLEQWIVEPAVRSAAKIVAGPAGCGKSALLGELGSRASLADRAVLSLSAANLDGPAGLAHAVVRALTRGDGRGRGAKSGGRGRRRARSENSANDDLAALVERTVTAATTLPDAGGGLLVLVDDADHLDEASAAWLRRVLLHPVAVPIRWVLAVRTLDGVANEAIRLLADAGLAHAQRLEWLRRTDVTRLIGQRLLAPVPAALDKFVWDRASGHPGLSAELLHAAAACGALRESEAGLVFVPESLTSIAPIDFEAALLSRARQLDETAQSVVALLAVARVALPVDRLTAWIPALESRTIETLVDSGLVSHESDDRLVFRAPSLAARLLESLAAPERAALHRRLLELPGLPAADRFHHLQAAGLEEDALSEAARAWEQHADRGIALAAATIAEGAHAVVAAAMWFERAAFACTSEGRYADAIPMLERALELDAEPARRGDRWLLLSTAVLRARAPQEVIGVIRRTEGEPLSNTHRIQLRINCAASLMALGSSDDAEREAREALAAADLEGDPLGAALASEILALIGSNSGRLEEASRHIERARTESARCGRPVVVARILGQAAGLERMSGRFDEAERILRHAVEGARGLGNRHALHSLLGQLTAFLTSLGRWSELQAPARESVRIAIEDGRASDAAYSYLLLATVEGLTGNSRAAARLGRVAVRLSQRSCPSILSGAWRAVAIAARVRGHWARAEKALHRALRHSAAGSLEEAWWARIELGLVHAARKRWAEAGQAWESVWAEGQGHRGIAWATATALAGRAALRSSTAERAAQRLDEVEAWLVTQPVAYPLGYARALKAEMALVRGELTEAFEAGAQALGALDNLPAPADHARVALELARLAPETDAAHSHVLQWLEEAQHTCARTGDRATLLQVHALQIKLLHRGAPAPSPTRDRELLERVSWLFHSLGDLDELMNRAMKSVVEQLGAERGVLLLRDESNGQLLPMAEVGTVDSDLRIRAVGFSRRLVQRVTDSGDSLVIEDAAQDPRARTESVLDLRLRSILCVPLVVGTRVIGAIYLHDSRRPSSFGEAERVMVEGFAQVMAAAIERSRRLDELRLESEALASENLSLRRQIGAQGKWEGVIGTSQAMRQVLTIVEHAARTNATVLMTGENGTGKDLIARTLHRLSKRNAGPFVVVNCGALPESLLESELYGIRANVATGVRARPGRFLQANGGTLFLDEIGDMPIEQQVALLSAISNREITPVGGGKPIPLDVRIIAATNRNLRQLVESGKFREDLYYRVSVIEIEVPPLRERKADVPALARHFLQKSARENSRAVPPLAPDFLTTLSGCEWPGNVRELENYIERVFAMMTGEVLRAVPPPRSLGRRIRMPRPPGVGLRESVWQLERTMLTEALQEARGNQSLAARRLGIPEQKVRQLMKKYGLPSHRRRPRLR; encoded by the coding sequence ATGGGCGAGGTGTTTCTCGCTCACGACCTCGCGACCGGCCGCGAAGTCGCGCTCAAGAAGCTGCGCGCGCAGGCCGATCCGACCGCCGCCGCGACTCTGCGTGCCGAATTCGAGGCTCTCAAGCGCTTCCAGCACCCCGCCCTGGTGCAGGTCCACGACTTCGGCTTCGGGCCCGGCGGCGAGCCGTACTTCACCATGGACTACGTGCCGGGCCTGGCCGCCGACCGCGTGGTGGCACGCGGCGACTGGCGCGCGCTCGGGGTCGTCGCCGAGCGTGTGGCCGAGGCGCTCGAGGCGCTGCACGCGCAGGGCCTGGCGCACGGGGATCTCAAGCCTTCAAATATTCTGGTGGTGCACGGCCAGGAAGTGCCGCAACGCATCGCCAGTGTCTACCTGGTGGACTTCGGACTGGTTCGACGGCTCGCGGATCCCGGCGGTGGGCATCGCGGCACGCCCGGCTACGCAGCACCCGAGATCGTACTCGGAGGTCCGCCTTCGATCGCCTCGGATCTCTACTCGCTCGGCGTCACGATGTTCGCGCTGATTGCGCAGCGCCTCCCGTTCGAGAGCGCCGACTCCGACGAAGTGCTGCGCCTGCAGCAGCTCGGTCCACCCAGTTCGCTGCCGCTCGAGTCGGCGGGCGCCCCGTGGCCGCTGATCGAGCTGGTGCTGCGGTTGCTCGCGCCGCGCCCGGTCGATCGTCCGCGTGATGCGGGCGAAGTCCGCAAGGATCTCGAGCGCTGGCTTCCGGCGATCCGGCGGCCTCTGGCCGAGCGACTGCTCTCGCGCACGGTGGTGGGGCGCGAACGGGAACTGGCGTCTCTCGAGCAGTGGATCGTCGAGCCCGCGGTGCGCTCGGCGGCGAAGATCGTCGCCGGCCCGGCGGGCTGCGGCAAGTCCGCGCTCCTCGGCGAGCTGGGCTCGCGCGCGAGCCTCGCGGACCGCGCGGTGCTGTCGCTCTCGGCGGCGAATCTCGACGGTCCCGCAGGGCTCGCGCACGCGGTGGTGCGGGCACTCACGCGTGGCGATGGACGCGGGCGTGGCGCCAAGAGTGGAGGTCGCGGCCGGCGCCGCGCGCGTTCCGAGAACTCGGCGAACGACGATCTCGCCGCCCTGGTCGAGCGCACGGTCACGGCGGCCACCACGCTTCCCGATGCGGGTGGCGGACTCCTCGTGCTGGTCGACGACGCCGATCATCTGGACGAGGCCTCCGCCGCCTGGCTGCGGCGCGTTCTGCTCCACCCGGTCGCGGTGCCGATCCGCTGGGTGCTGGCGGTTCGCACGCTCGATGGCGTCGCCAACGAGGCGATCCGGCTGCTCGCCGACGCCGGGCTCGCACACGCCCAGCGACTCGAATGGCTGCGTCGCACCGACGTCACCCGCCTGATCGGTCAGCGCTTGCTGGCCCCGGTCCCGGCAGCTCTCGACAAGTTCGTGTGGGATCGCGCCAGCGGGCATCCGGGCTTGAGTGCCGAGCTGCTCCATGCCGCCGCCGCGTGCGGCGCGCTGCGCGAGAGCGAGGCGGGGCTCGTGTTCGTCCCCGAGTCTCTGACCTCGATTGCGCCGATCGACTTCGAAGCCGCGCTGCTGAGTCGTGCCCGCCAGCTCGACGAAACCGCGCAGTCGGTCGTCGCCTTGCTGGCGGTCGCCCGCGTCGCGCTGCCGGTCGATCGGCTCACGGCATGGATCCCGGCACTCGAATCGCGCACGATCGAGACGCTGGTCGACAGCGGGCTGGTGTCGCACGAGTCCGACGATCGCCTGGTGTTCCGCGCTCCGTCACTCGCGGCCCGCCTGCTCGAGTCGCTCGCGGCGCCGGAGCGCGCCGCGCTCCATCGCCGTCTGCTCGAGCTGCCGGGACTTCCGGCCGCCGATCGCTTTCATCACCTGCAGGCCGCGGGGCTCGAGGAAGACGCGCTCTCGGAGGCCGCACGCGCATGGGAACAGCACGCCGACCGAGGCATCGCGCTCGCCGCGGCCACGATCGCGGAGGGTGCGCACGCCGTCGTCGCGGCCGCGATGTGGTTCGAGCGTGCCGCGTTCGCGTGCACCTCGGAAGGCCGCTACGCCGATGCGATCCCGATGCTCGAGCGCGCACTCGAACTCGACGCCGAGCCGGCGCGGCGCGGCGACCGCTGGCTGCTGCTCTCGACCGCGGTGCTGCGTGCGCGTGCGCCGCAGGAAGTGATCGGCGTCATTCGCCGCACCGAAGGTGAACCGCTCTCGAACACGCATCGCATTCAGCTCCGCATCAATTGCGCCGCCTCGCTGATGGCGCTCGGTAGCTCGGACGATGCGGAACGCGAGGCTCGCGAGGCGCTCGCGGCGGCGGATCTCGAAGGCGACCCGCTCGGCGCGGCACTGGCCTCGGAGATCCTCGCGCTGATCGGCAGCAACTCGGGGCGGCTCGAGGAAGCGTCCCGGCACATCGAGCGCGCCCGCACCGAATCGGCGCGCTGCGGTCGGCCGGTGGTGGTGGCGCGGATTCTCGGTCAGGCGGCGGGACTCGAGCGCATGAGCGGCCGGTTCGACGAAGCCGAGCGCATCCTGCGTCACGCGGTCGAAGGCGCGCGTGGCCTCGGAAATCGCCACGCATTGCACAGTCTGCTCGGCCAGCTCACGGCGTTTCTCACCTCGCTCGGTCGCTGGTCCGAGCTGCAGGCGCCGGCGCGCGAATCGGTGCGGATCGCGATCGAGGACGGGCGCGCGAGCGATGCGGCCTATTCGTACCTGCTGCTCGCGACCGTCGAGGGTCTGACCGGCAATTCGCGCGCGGCGGCGCGACTCGGTCGCGTCGCGGTCCGGCTCTCGCAGCGCTCATGCCCGAGCATCCTGTCGGGTGCCTGGCGTGCGGTGGCGATCGCCGCGCGGGTGCGCGGCCACTGGGCACGCGCCGAGAAAGCACTTCATCGGGCCCTGCGACACTCCGCCGCCGGCTCGCTCGAAGAAGCGTGGTGGGCGCGCATCGAGCTCGGACTCGTGCACGCAGCGCGCAAACGGTGGGCGGAAGCCGGTCAGGCGTGGGAGTCGGTGTGGGCCGAGGGACAGGGGCATCGCGGCATCGCATGGGCGACCGCCACAGCACTCGCGGGCCGGGCCGCGTTGCGCTCTTCGACCGCCGAGCGCGCGGCGCAGCGTCTCGACGAAGTCGAAGCGTGGCTCGTGACGCAGCCGGTCGCCTATCCGCTCGGCTATGCCCGCGCGCTCAAGGCGGAGATGGCACTGGTGCGCGGCGAACTGACCGAGGCGTTCGAAGCCGGAGCTCAAGCGCTCGGGGCACTCGACAACCTGCCGGCGCCGGCCGACCACGCGCGCGTGGCGCTCGAGCTGGCGCGCCTCGCGCCCGAGACCGATGCCGCGCACAGCCACGTCCTGCAGTGGCTCGAAGAAGCGCAGCACACCTGCGCCCGCACCGGCGACCGCGCGACGCTGCTGCAGGTGCACGCTCTGCAGATCAAGTTGCTGCACCGCGGCGCGCCCGCGCCGAGCCCGACGCGCGATCGCGAGCTGCTGGAACGCGTGAGCTGGCTCTTCCACTCGCTCGGAGATCTGGACGAGCTGATGAACCGGGCGATGAAGTCGGTCGTCGAACAGCTCGGCGCCGAGCGCGGCGTGCTGCTGTTGCGCGACGAATCGAACGGTCAGCTGCTGCCGATGGCCGAAGTCGGCACCGTCGACTCGGACCTTCGCATCCGCGCGGTCGGCTTCAGCCGCCGTTTGGTCCAGCGCGTCACCGACAGCGGCGACAGCCTCGTGATCGAGGATGCCGCTCAGGACCCGCGCGCGCGCACCGAGAGCGTTTTGGATCTGCGGCTGCGTTCCATCCTGTGCGTGCCGCTGGTCGTCGGGACGCGGGTGATCGGTGCCATCTACTTGCACGATTCACGACGCCCCAGCAGCTTTGGCGAGGCCGAGCGCGTGATGGTCGAGGGCTTCGCCCAGGTGATGGCTGCCGCGATCGAGCGCAGCCGCCGTCTCGACGAGCTGCGGCTCGAGAGCGAAGCGCTGGCGAGCGAAAACCTCTCGCTGCGCCGTCAGATCGGTGCGCAGGGTAAGTGGGAGGGTGTGATCGGCACCAGCCAGGCGATGCGCCAGGTGCTCACGATCGTCGAGCACGCCGCGCGCACCAACGCCACGGTGCTGATGACCGGCGAAAATGGCACCGGCAAGGACCTGATCGCGCGCACGCTGCACCGACTGAGCAAGCGCAACGCCGGGCCGTTCGTGGTGGTGAACTGTGGTGCATTGCCGGAATCGCTGCTCGAAAGCGAGTTGTACGGAATTCGCGCGAACGTGGCGACCGGGGTGCGGGCGCGACCGGGCCGCTTCCTGCAGGCGAACGGCGGCACGCTGTTCCTCGACGAGATCGGCGACATGCCGATCGAGCAGCAGGTCGCGCTGCTTTCGGCGATCTCGAATCGCGAGATCACGCCGGTCGGCGGCGGCAAGCCGATTCCGCTCGACGTGCGCATCATCGCGGCGACCAACCGGAACCTGCGCCAGCTGGTCGAGAGCGGAAAGTTTCGGGAAGACCTGTACTACCGGGTGAGCGTGATCGAGATCGAGGTGCCACCCTTGCGCGAGCGCAAGGCCGACGTTCCGGCGCTGGCGCGGCACTTCTTGCAGAAGTCCGCGCGCGAGAACTCGCGCGCCGTTCCGCCACTCGCGCCGGATTTCCTCACGACGCTGAGTGGCTGCGAATGGCCCGGCAACGTGCGCGAGCTGGAGAACTACATCGAGCGCGTGTTCGCCATGATGACCGGAGAAGTGCTCCGCGCGGTACCGCCGCCCCGCAGCCTCGGTCGGCGCATTCGCATGCCGCGGCCGCCCGGTGTGGGCCTGCGGGAGTCGGTGTGGCAACTCGAGCGCACGATGCTCACCGAGGCGCTCCAGGAGGCACGCGGGAATCAGAGTCTCGCGGCCCGGCGCCTTGGAATCCCCGAGCAGAAGGTGCGGCAGCTCATGAAGAAGTACGGGCTCCCATCGCATCGCCGTAGGCCGCGTCTTCGCTGA